Proteins from a single region of Pseudorasbora parva isolate DD20220531a chromosome 22, ASM2467924v1, whole genome shotgun sequence:
- the hp1bp3 gene encoding heterochromatin protein 1-binding protein 3, protein MPIRRSAAAPPKEEAAPANAPEGDAPAEGSSPVDEKEKDSAPTESPTEDKKAGGDGEEATADGEEEAKEEGETPDEGEKTEEAAAEQGKSKKKKVKDVVAKIDKEGDDKGKKVKKKIPAWATISANKLASASLSQPKVEEILIEAIESCKERSGASSITIMKYVMKKYPSVEMDKKTKNLYKRALKRMVEKGTVKQLKGKGFSGSFAIGKKSAASAGTKETLGESLPLIITRLCEPKEASYILIKKYLEQYFPQLNVENRPDVLKNCLQRSVEKGFLEQITGKGASGTFQLKKAGNKVLMGGGLLEDAVVAAITAMNEPKTCSITILRKFLMEKQDQKNVSLVVPNLKRTLQKCKMMGWMEQISGHGLSGSYQLSYPFYPSPAVLFPEMMEKLKQKEGQKLKRKRSDESDEESDESEDESEEEESDDEPPRRKRNQRANRKPVSKARQNKRAKTVSRKPPAAKRSVASAKKAPPPAKKPAAASKAASKKAPAPVKATPVKKAAPTSKPKTPIAKKMTSRGSKRPSPKAAKKEESAVKAKPAARKSLRSRK, encoded by the exons ATGCCCATTCGCCGATCAGCTGCTGCCCCACCCAAAGAGGAAGCAGCCCCTGCAAATGCCCCTGAGGGAG ATGCTCCTGCCGAAGGGTCTTCACCTGTAGATGAGAAGGAGAAAGATTCTGCACCCACTGAATCACCCACAGAGGACAAGAAAGCAGGAGGTGATGGGGAGGAGGCGACCGCTGATGGGGAGGAAGAGGCCAAAGAAGAAGGAGAGACGCCTGATGAGGGAGAGAAAACTGAAGAAGCAGCCGCTGAGCAAGGAAAGAGCAAGAAGAAAAAAGTCAAGGATGTTGTAGCTAAAAT TGACAAGGAAGGAGATGACAAGGGGAAAAAGGTGAAAAAGAAGATTCCTGCTTGGGCGACCATTTCTGCCAACAAACTGGCTTCAGCCTCTCTTTCCCAGCCCAAAGTTGAAGAAATCCTCATAGAAGCAATTGAG AGCTGCAAAGAGCGGAGTGGTGCCTCTTCCATTACTATTATGAAATATGTCATGAAGAAGTATCCGTCTGTAGAAATGGACAAAAAGACCAAAAACCTCTACAAGAGGGCCCTGAAGCGAATGGTTGAGAAGGGCACTGTCAAACAG CTGAAGGGCAAAGGCTTCTCTGGAAGTTTCGCCATTGGGAAG AAGTCAGCTGCGTCTGCAGGGACGAAGGAAACGCTGGGCGAGTCTCTGCCTCTGATCATCACCCGCCTCTGTGAACCCAAGGAGGCTTCCTACATTCTAATCAAGAAGTACCTGGAGCAATACTTCCCACAACTCAATGTGGAGAACAG GCCTGACGTGTTGAAGAACTGCCTGCAGAGATCTGTGGAAAAGGGCTTCTTGGAGCAGATCACTGGAAAGGGAGCCTCTGGAACATTCCAG TTGAAGAAAGCTGGGAATAAGGTTCTCATGGGTGGCGGACTTCTGGAAGATGCTGTAGTGGCCGCCATCACAGCCATGAATGAGCCCAAGACCTGCAGCATCACCATACTGCGCAAATTCCTGATGGAGAAACAGGACCAGAAGAACGTCTCTTTAGTTG TGCCAAACCTGAAGAGAACTTTGCAGAAGTGTAAAATGATGGGATGGATGGAGCAGATTTCTGGTCATGGACTCAGTGGGTCGTACCAACTAAGCTATCCATTTTATCCAAG CCCAGCGGTTCTGTTTCCAGAAATGATGGAAAAACTCAAACAGAAGGAGGGACAGAAGCTCAAACGCAAGAGAAGTGACGAGTCTGATGAAGAATCTGATGAGTCAGAGGACGAATCTGAAGAGGAAGAATCAGACGATGAGCCTCCACGAAGAAAGAG GAACCAGCGTGCAAACCGCAAACCTGTGTCTAAAGCTCGTCAAAATAAGAGGGCTAAAACAGTCAGCCGAAAACCTCCTGCCGCAAAGAGATCAGTCGCTTCTGCCAAGAAAGCCCCTCCACCAGCTAAAAAACCCGCAGCTGCGAGCAAAGCAGCGTCTAAAAAGGCACCCGCGCCCGTTAAAGCCACACCAGTCAAGAAAGCCGCCCCGACCAGCAAACCTAAAACACCGATAGCCAAAAAGATGACAAGCAGGGGGTCCAAACGGCCATCACCCAAGGCAGCTAAGAAGGAGGAATCCGCTGTGAAGGCTAAACCTGCCGCCCGCAAGTCGCTCAGATCCCGAAAATGA